From the Teredinibacter turnerae T7901 genome, one window contains:
- the ppa gene encoding inorganic diphosphatase, whose translation MSLHLVPTGDDAPDIVNVIIEIPMGGEPIKYEVDKESGALFVDRVLGTAMHYPCNYGYIPHTLCGDGDPADVMVYMNRPLLPGSVIPCRPLGVLKMTDESGEDAKILAVPASSVTKFYDHVHSIEGLSQIKVDRVAHFFEHYKDLEEGKWVKIDGWGDVDAAKQEILDAIANYKNQPDAPRF comes from the coding sequence ATGAGCTTGCACCTCGTTCCAACTGGCGATGATGCGCCGGATATCGTTAACGTTATCATTGAGATCCCAATGGGTGGAGAACCCATCAAGTACGAAGTGGACAAAGAGTCCGGGGCGCTATTTGTGGATCGCGTGCTGGGTACCGCTATGCACTACCCCTGCAACTACGGCTATATCCCACATACCTTGTGTGGAGATGGCGATCCCGCTGACGTCATGGTCTACATGAATCGTCCGTTACTGCCCGGCTCCGTTATTCCCTGCCGTCCACTGGGCGTTTTGAAAATGACTGACGAGTCCGGCGAAGATGCAAAAATTCTGGCGGTCCCTGCCAGCTCCGTGACCAAATTCTACGATCACGTACACAGCATTGAAGGGCTGTCGCAAATTAAAGTGGATCGCGTAGCGCACTTCTTCGAGCACTACAAAGACCTCGAAGAAGGCAAATGGGTAAAAATTGATGGCTGGGGCGATGTAGACGCCGCCAAGCAAGAAATTCTCGACGCGATCGCGAACTACAAGAATCAACCAGACGCACCGCGTTTCTAA